In a single window of the Streptomyces cinnabarinus genome:
- a CDS encoding protein-tyrosine phosphatase family protein yields MRTRGNQPDVPAPDTPWDEIVPGLWMGGHEFRARSGQLESVVVRNEFDLVQTLLRLPGHGPDRGVEHQVWPIPDGPLDGTQLAGVIRLAQAAAEALDAGRSILVRCYHGYNRSGLVIAQTLVRRGHSTEEAIRLIRSRRSPWALHNDLFVEYLRAGLSTARLLEELTE; encoded by the coding sequence TTGCGTACCCGCGGGAATCAACCCGACGTTCCGGCCCCGGACACTCCGTGGGACGAGATCGTGCCCGGCCTGTGGATGGGCGGTCATGAGTTCCGGGCGAGGTCGGGGCAGCTGGAGTCGGTCGTCGTCAGGAACGAGTTCGATCTGGTGCAGACGCTGCTGCGGTTGCCCGGGCACGGGCCCGACCGCGGGGTGGAGCACCAGGTGTGGCCCATCCCGGACGGACCGCTGGACGGGACGCAGCTCGCGGGCGTGATCCGGCTGGCGCAGGCCGCCGCCGAGGCGCTGGACGCGGGCCGCTCGATCCTGGTCCGCTGCTATCACGGCTACAACCGCTCGGGGCTGGTGATCGCGCAGACCCTGGTCCGGCGGGGCCACTCGACGGAGGAGGCGATCCGGCTGATACGGTCCCGGCGCTCCCCCTGGGCCCTGCACAACGACCTCTTCGTCGAGTACCTGCGTGCGGGCCTGTCCACCGCCCGGCTGCTGGAGGAGCTCACGGAGTGA
- a CDS encoding nuclease-related domain-containing protein has product MSGLRVVPTWRHGQERLYVCLTDGRNIAWYDREAARVNLLSDERREDVLEALGPFLTGPVTVGPPPVPTPAELARLTLHPDDDLAPNRPGEALLIALDRDPGPARRLRTDPRQHALTAERTVGEALDRLDGAGWHTLHSIPLPGGSRIHHLAIGPAGLFSVHTLYARKQRIRVADPMVTVARREPRPLLRRVRADADRASYALTAEVHPVLALAGAADVSVTAHLREVRVLQDTDLGQLARQGGVLKPADVEALHAMARDRNTWTRV; this is encoded by the coding sequence ATGAGCGGACTGCGTGTCGTGCCGACCTGGCGCCACGGACAGGAGCGGCTGTACGTCTGCCTCACGGACGGCCGGAACATCGCCTGGTACGACCGTGAGGCAGCCAGGGTCAACCTGCTCAGCGACGAGCGCAGAGAGGACGTCCTGGAAGCCCTGGGCCCCTTCCTGACCGGCCCGGTGACCGTGGGCCCGCCGCCGGTCCCGACCCCGGCGGAACTGGCCCGGCTGACCCTGCACCCGGACGACGATCTGGCGCCCAACCGCCCGGGTGAGGCGCTGCTGATCGCCCTGGACCGGGATCCGGGGCCGGCCCGTCGGCTCCGCACGGACCCCAGGCAGCACGCGCTCACCGCGGAACGGACGGTGGGGGAGGCGCTGGACCGGCTGGACGGCGCGGGCTGGCACACCCTGCACTCGATCCCGCTGCCCGGCGGCTCCCGGATCCACCATCTGGCCATCGGCCCGGCGGGCCTGTTCTCGGTCCACACCCTGTACGCCCGCAAGCAGCGGATCAGGGTCGCGGATCCCATGGTCACGGTGGCCCGCCGCGAACCGCGGCCGCTGCTGCGCCGCGTCCGCGCCGACGCCGACCGCGCCTCGTACGCCCTGACCGCCGAGGTCCACCCCGTGCTGGCGCTGGCCGGCGCGGCGGACGTCTCGGTCACCGCCCACCTCCGCGAGGTCCGCGTCCTGCAGGACACCGACCTCGGGCAGCTGGCCCGGCAGGGCGGGGTCCTCAAACCGGCGGACGTGGAGGCCCTGCACGCGATGGCGCGGGACCGGAACACCTGGACGCGGGTATGA
- the nrtL gene encoding ArgS-related anticodon-binding protein NrtL, producing the protein MTPVELSRTVLRAVRRAVDQGELQVAVPERVLVTAPGPGGCGDYATNVALQLARPAGQTPLRVAEILRPHLVGEDGVADVVVTGPGFINFSLRGAGTTTLVEEILRLGARYGFADRPSGQIVQLHCPHEVRAVVVMEVVARLLRSQGALVRTSCAARPEQGWTDVLGVRVDAHGRPGAPAPLDVTVRPVPAPCDPLPLGRDAARWALLHPAAHDRPRIDDGHLVQREANPLFRVRYAHARTRALTRNAADLGFTAEPGSTAAEHGGPQALADHSRNAADLGFTAEPGSTAAEHGGPQALADHSRNAADLGFTAEPGSTAAEHGGPQALAAALADHPRVLAASAAHHAPDRLARHLVTVADAALAFLPAVLPRGAEKPSAAHRARLALAEAAGTVLAGGLSLLGIDAPEHL; encoded by the coding sequence GTGACCCCCGTCGAGCTCTCCCGTACCGTGCTGCGCGCGGTGCGTCGTGCTGTCGATCAGGGGGAACTGCAGGTGGCCGTACCGGAGCGAGTGCTGGTGACCGCTCCCGGGCCCGGTGGCTGCGGCGACTACGCCACCAACGTCGCCCTCCAGCTCGCCCGCCCGGCCGGCCAGACGCCCCTGCGCGTCGCCGAGATCCTGCGGCCGCATCTGGTCGGGGAGGACGGGGTCGCCGACGTCGTCGTCACGGGGCCCGGATTCATCAACTTCAGCCTGCGGGGCGCCGGGACCACCACGCTGGTCGAGGAGATCCTGCGGCTCGGGGCGCGCTACGGGTTCGCCGACCGGCCCAGTGGGCAGATCGTGCAGCTGCACTGTCCGCACGAGGTGCGCGCCGTCGTCGTCATGGAGGTCGTCGCCCGGCTGCTGAGGTCGCAGGGCGCCCTCGTCCGGACCAGTTGTGCGGCCCGGCCCGAGCAGGGCTGGACGGATGTGCTCGGCGTGCGCGTCGACGCGCACGGACGGCCCGGCGCCCCCGCCCCGCTCGACGTCACCGTACGACCCGTCCCGGCCCCCTGCGATCCGCTGCCGCTCGGCCGGGACGCCGCCCGCTGGGCGCTGCTCCACCCCGCCGCCCACGACCGGCCCCGCATCGACGACGGGCACCTCGTCCAGCGCGAGGCCAACCCCCTCTTCCGCGTCCGTTACGCCCACGCCCGCACCCGCGCCCTCACCCGCAACGCCGCCGACCTCGGCTTCACCGCCGAACCGGGGTCCACGGCGGCTGAGCACGGCGGTCCCCAGGCCCTCGCCGACCACTCCCGCAACGCCGCCGACCTCGGCTTCACCGCCGAACCGGGGTCCACGGCGGCTGAGCACGGCGGTCCCCAGGCCCTCGCCGACCACTCCCGCAACGCCGCCGACCTCGGCTTCACCGCCGAACCGGGGTCCACGGCGGCTGAGCACGGCGGTCCCCAGGCCCTCGCCGCCGCCCTCGCCGACCACCCCCGCGTCCTCGCCGCCTCCGCCGCGCACCACGCCCCCGACCGTCTCGCCCGGCACCTCGTCACCGTCGCCGATGCCGCCCTCGCCTTCCTGCCCGCCGTGCTGCCGCGTGGTGCGGAGAAACCCTCGGCCGCCCACCGTGCCCGGCTCGCGCTCGCCGAAGCCGCCGGGACGGTGCTGGCCGGTGGCCTGTCCCTGCTCGGCATCGACGCACCCGAACACCTCTGA
- a CDS encoding vanadium-dependent haloperoxidase: MPIPRTLLVGLSAFTLAAALPLAPPAGATGRAPDSEVITDWSRTAVEVVSVDARKPTVEPFIWYAFVSAAVYNAVVGIEGRYTPYKWDVRGPRHASSEAAAAAAARRVLLTYFPASESRIEAAYSASLAKVPEGRARDAGVAFGERAAEHLVELREGDGRDAPLTYERSPGPGVWRPELPGYRPFANPWLGKMRPMLLDSPDQYLPGPPPGLTSKRYARDFAEVKAMGARGSAERTAEQTETALFFTDPLPQQLQAAYRERVTRRGTDIVEAARLFAAANTASADATITTWNAKLTYALWRPVTAIRQAHTDGNPSTGGDPSWRPLTNTPPYPEYIGGHCANDGAVMAVLDRLTGGDIDLRVYSAVTGTTRTYTDSADFNRDVIDARVWEGIHFRTADVVGNRVGRKIGRFAVAHYFKPVR, encoded by the coding sequence ATGCCCATCCCCCGCACCCTCCTCGTCGGCCTGTCCGCGTTCACGCTGGCCGCCGCGCTCCCCCTCGCCCCGCCCGCCGGGGCCACCGGGCGGGCCCCGGACTCCGAGGTGATCACCGACTGGAGCCGGACCGCCGTCGAGGTGGTCAGCGTCGACGCCAGGAAACCCACCGTCGAGCCGTTCATCTGGTACGCCTTCGTCTCGGCCGCCGTCTACAACGCGGTCGTCGGCATCGAGGGCCGCTACACGCCGTACAAGTGGGACGTACGGGGTCCTCGGCACGCCTCCTCGGAGGCGGCCGCCGCCGCTGCCGCGCGCCGGGTGCTGCTGACGTACTTCCCGGCCTCCGAGTCCCGGATCGAGGCCGCCTACAGCGCCTCGCTGGCGAAGGTCCCGGAGGGCCGGGCCCGGGACGCCGGCGTCGCCTTCGGGGAGCGGGCCGCCGAGCACCTCGTCGAGCTGCGCGAAGGGGACGGGCGGGACGCGCCCCTGACGTACGAGCGATCACCGGGGCCCGGGGTGTGGCGGCCCGAACTGCCCGGCTACCGGCCCTTCGCCAATCCCTGGCTGGGCAAGATGCGGCCGATGCTGCTGGACTCGCCGGATCAGTACCTGCCGGGGCCGCCGCCCGGGCTGACCTCGAAGCGGTACGCGCGGGACTTCGCCGAGGTGAAGGCGATGGGCGCGCGGGGCAGTGCCGAGCGGACGGCCGAGCAGACCGAGACGGCGCTGTTCTTCACGGATCCGCTGCCGCAGCAGTTGCAGGCCGCCTACCGGGAGCGGGTCACCCGGCGCGGGACGGACATCGTCGAGGCGGCCCGGCTGTTCGCGGCGGCTAACACCGCGTCCGCGGACGCGACGATCACCACCTGGAACGCCAAACTGACCTACGCGCTGTGGCGGCCGGTCACCGCGATCCGGCAGGCGCACACGGACGGCAACCCCTCGACCGGGGGCGATCCGTCCTGGCGGCCCCTGACGAACACCCCTCCCTACCCCGAGTACATCGGCGGGCACTGCGCCAACGACGGGGCCGTGATGGCCGTACTGGACCGGCTGACCGGCGGTGACATCGATCTGCGGGTGTACTCGGCCGTCACCGGCACGACGCGGACGTACACGGACTCGGCGGACTTCAACCGGGACGTGATCGACGCACGGGTGTGGGAGGGCATCCACTTCCGGACCGCGGACGTGGTGGGCAACCGGGTCGGGCGGAAGATCGGCCGATTCGCGGTCGCGCACTACTTCAAGCCGGTCCGCTAG
- a CDS encoding arginase family protein, protein MQSLAIIEAPSVLGLRPGGVSDLPRALRGAGLLDGFRVAREERLDPPEYDEVRDPETAVLNPTAIARYALTLADAVESALDQDLFPLVLGGDCTILLGNLLALRRRGRPGLLFLDGHTDFYQPSAEPRGEVASMELALATGRGPAVLTDLEGRAPLLRDEDVVAFAFRDAAESSQAGMQPLPAALHAMDLPTVRELGIEPATHQALTALPAAPFWTHLDADVLHDNVMPAVDYRQPDGLTWPELDHVLTAALTDDRCRGLDVTIFNPHLDPTGTITTRFTACLRRALAARALTQ, encoded by the coding sequence ATGCAGAGCTTGGCGATCATCGAGGCACCGTCGGTCCTCGGCCTACGGCCGGGCGGAGTGTCGGACCTGCCGAGGGCACTGCGCGGAGCGGGCCTGCTGGACGGCTTCCGGGTGGCCCGCGAAGAGCGGCTGGACCCCCCGGAGTACGACGAGGTACGCGACCCGGAGACGGCCGTACTCAACCCCACCGCCATCGCGCGCTACGCACTCACCCTCGCGGACGCCGTGGAATCCGCCCTGGACCAGGATCTGTTCCCGCTGGTCCTCGGTGGGGACTGCACGATCCTGCTGGGCAACCTCCTCGCCCTGCGCCGCCGGGGCCGCCCCGGACTGCTGTTCCTGGACGGCCACACCGACTTCTACCAGCCGTCCGCCGAGCCGCGGGGCGAGGTCGCCTCGATGGAACTGGCCCTGGCCACCGGCCGAGGCCCCGCCGTCCTCACCGACCTGGAAGGCCGCGCCCCGCTGCTACGGGACGAGGACGTCGTGGCTTTCGCCTTCCGGGACGCGGCGGAGTCCTCTCAGGCAGGCATGCAACCGCTCCCCGCCGCGCTGCACGCGATGGACTTGCCGACGGTCCGCGAACTGGGCATCGAACCGGCGACGCACCAGGCCCTCACCGCCCTCCCCGCCGCCCCCTTCTGGACCCACCTGGACGCCGACGTCCTGCACGACAACGTCATGCCGGCCGTCGACTACCGCCAACCCGACGGCCTGACCTGGCCGGAGCTCGACCACGTACTCACCGCCGCCCTCACCGACGACCGCTGCCGGGGCCTGGACGTCACGATCTTCAACCCCCACCTGGACCCCACAGGCACCATCACCACCCGCTTCACCGCCTGCCTCCGCCGGGCCCTCGCCGCGAGGGCGCTCACACAGTGA
- a CDS encoding response regulator, which produces MGKTRTRWPVRTYSRLVPGASGRVLVVDDNKVIRQLIRVNLELEGIEVVTAADGAECLDVVHQVRPDVVTLDVVMPRLDGLRTAARLRADPRTRDLPLAIVSACTQHEVDSGLDVGVDAFLAKPFEPSELVSLVRKLIERKRIPGRTLGATGASAGAGGRGCGGDGGVA; this is translated from the coding sequence GTGGGCAAAACCCGGACGCGGTGGCCGGTCCGGACCTACTCTCGACTTGTGCCGGGCGCGTCGGGTCGGGTGCTTGTTGTGGACGACAACAAGGTCATCCGGCAGCTGATCAGGGTCAACCTCGAGCTGGAGGGCATCGAGGTCGTGACCGCGGCCGATGGTGCCGAGTGTCTGGATGTGGTTCATCAGGTGCGTCCGGACGTCGTCACCCTGGACGTCGTCATGCCCCGGCTGGACGGCCTCCGCACCGCCGCGCGCCTGCGTGCCGACCCCCGGACCCGCGACCTGCCCCTCGCCATCGTCAGCGCCTGTACGCAGCACGAGGTGGACAGCGGCCTCGACGTCGGTGTCGACGCCTTCCTCGCCAAACCCTTCGAGCCCTCCGAACTGGTCAGCCTGGTACGGAAGTTGATCGAGCGGAAGCGGATTCCCGGGCGCACCCTCGGGGCCACCGGCGCCAGTGCCGGCGCCGGCGGGAGAGGCTGTGGCGGGGACGGCGGCGTGGCCTGA
- a CDS encoding beta-ketoacyl synthase N-terminal-like domain-containing protein, translated as MGSRGRRAVSPLGVGVGELWRGLLDGRHGIRELAGEEFAELPVRVAGVVPVDPAALLTRAAVRRRC; from the coding sequence GTGGGGTCCCGGGGGCGGCGGGCCGTATCGCCGCTGGGTGTCGGGGTAGGGGAGCTGTGGCGGGGCCTGCTCGACGGGCGGCACGGGATACGGGAGTTGGCCGGGGAGGAGTTCGCGGAGCTGCCGGTGCGGGTGGCGGGAGTGGTGCCGGTGGACCCCGCCGCGCTGCTGACGCGGGCCGCCGTCCGGCGGAGGTGCTGA
- the lysA gene encoding diaminopimelate decarboxylase: MSRSAHPAGPRHADVLPEGHYSAPPADLNALDAKVWAQTVSRDQDGVVTVGGIDVNRLAEEYGTPAYVIDEADFRSRARAWRTAFGTDADVFYAGKAFLSRAVVRWLHEEGLNLDVCSGGELATALSAGMPADRIAFHGNNKSPEEIERAIRAGVGRIVLDSFQEIVRVAHIARELGKRQRVQIRITVGVEAHTHEFIATAHEDQKFGIPLAGGQAAEAVRRALQLDSLELIGIHSHIGSQIFDMSGFEVAAHRVVGLLKDIRDEHGVELPEIDLGGGLGIAYTSDDDPREPHEIAKALNEIVTRECEAARLRTPRISVEPGRAIVGPTAFTLYEVGTIKPLDGLRTYVSVDGGMSDNIRTALYDAEYSVTLVSRTSDAGPMLARVVGKHCESGDIVVRDAFLPADLAPGDLIAVPATGAYCRSMASNYNHVLRPPVVAVHDGEARVIVRRETEEDLLRLDVG; the protein is encoded by the coding sequence ATGAGCCGTTCCGCACACCCCGCCGGGCCCCGCCACGCCGATGTTCTGCCCGAGGGCCACTACTCCGCCCCGCCGGCGGACCTGAACGCCCTCGACGCGAAGGTGTGGGCCCAGACCGTCAGCCGTGACCAGGACGGTGTCGTCACCGTCGGCGGCATCGACGTGAACCGGCTCGCCGAGGAGTACGGCACCCCCGCCTATGTCATCGACGAGGCCGACTTCCGCTCCCGCGCCCGCGCCTGGCGCACCGCCTTCGGCACCGACGCCGATGTCTTCTATGCGGGCAAGGCCTTCCTCTCCCGCGCCGTCGTGCGGTGGCTGCACGAGGAGGGGCTCAACCTCGACGTGTGCTCCGGCGGTGAGCTCGCCACCGCCCTGTCCGCCGGGATGCCCGCCGACCGCATCGCCTTCCACGGCAACAACAAGTCGCCGGAGGAGATCGAGAGGGCCATCCGCGCCGGTGTCGGGCGGATCGTCCTCGACTCCTTCCAGGAGATCGTCCGCGTCGCCCACATCGCGCGCGAGCTCGGCAAGCGGCAGCGCGTGCAGATCCGTATCACCGTCGGCGTCGAGGCCCATACGCACGAGTTCATCGCCACCGCCCACGAGGACCAGAAGTTCGGCATTCCGCTGGCCGGGGGGCAGGCCGCGGAGGCCGTGCGGCGGGCGCTTCAGCTCGACAGCCTCGAACTGATCGGCATCCACTCACACATCGGCTCGCAGATCTTCGACATGAGCGGGTTCGAGGTCGCCGCCCACCGGGTGGTCGGGCTGCTCAAGGACATCCGGGACGAGCACGGGGTGGAGCTGCCCGAGATCGACCTCGGGGGCGGCCTCGGTATCGCTTACACCAGTGACGACGATCCCCGTGAGCCCCATGAGATCGCCAAGGCGCTCAACGAGATCGTCACCCGTGAGTGCGAGGCCGCCCGGCTGCGCACCCCGCGGATCTCCGTCGAGCCGGGGCGCGCCATCGTCGGGCCGACCGCCTTCACCCTCTACGAGGTCGGCACCATCAAGCCCCTCGACGGGCTGCGCACCTACGTCTCCGTCGACGGCGGCATGTCCGACAACATCCGCACCGCGCTCTATGACGCCGAGTACAGCGTCACCCTCGTCTCCCGCACCTCCGACGCCGGGCCGATGCTCGCCCGGGTCGTCGGCAAGCACTGCGAGAGCGGGGACATCGTGGTGCGGGACGCGTTCCTGCCCGCGGACCTGGCACCGGGTGACCTGATCGCCGTACCGGCGACCGGCGCCTACTGCCGGTCGATGGCCAGCAACTACAACCATGTGCTCCGGCCGCCCGTCGTCGCCGTGCACGACGGCGAGGCCCGGGTGATCGTCCGCCGGGAGACGGAGGAGGACCTCCTGCGTCTCGACGTCGGCTGA
- the ligD gene encoding non-homologous end-joining DNA ligase, with amino-acid sequence MTPITVVEGRRLALSNLEKVLYPATGFTKGEVLHYYATAADVLLPHLRDRPVSFLRYPDGPDGQVFFTKNVPPGTPDWVTTAEVPRSEGPARMVLVQDLPSLMWAANLVAEFHTHQWVAQAPGAADRLVLDLDPGSPATVVECCEVALWLRERLAADGIEAYAKTSGSKGLHLLAAVRGASSDQVSEYAKGLALEAEKAMPRLALHRMTRSLRPGKVFVDWSQNAARKTTATPYTLRARPEPWVSAPVTWAEVEECRSPTQLAFTAPDVAPRLQDHGDLLAPLLDQDRAGTLPRS; translated from the coding sequence ATGACGCCGATCACAGTGGTGGAGGGGCGACGGCTCGCGCTCAGCAACCTGGAGAAGGTGCTGTACCCGGCGACCGGCTTCACCAAGGGCGAGGTGCTGCACTACTACGCCACCGCCGCCGACGTACTGCTGCCCCATCTGCGTGACCGGCCGGTCTCCTTCCTGCGCTACCCGGACGGGCCGGACGGACAGGTCTTCTTCACCAAGAACGTGCCGCCCGGTACACCCGACTGGGTCACCACGGCCGAGGTCCCCCGTTCGGAGGGCCCGGCCCGGATGGTGCTCGTCCAGGACCTGCCGAGCCTGATGTGGGCCGCGAACCTGGTCGCCGAGTTCCACACCCACCAGTGGGTCGCCCAGGCGCCCGGCGCCGCCGACCGGCTGGTCCTCGACCTCGACCCCGGTTCCCCGGCGACCGTCGTCGAGTGCTGCGAGGTCGCCCTGTGGCTGCGCGAGCGGCTCGCCGCGGACGGGATCGAGGCGTACGCCAAGACGTCCGGGTCCAAGGGGCTGCATCTGCTCGCCGCGGTCCGGGGTGCCTCCTCCGACCAGGTGTCGGAGTACGCCAAAGGGCTCGCCCTGGAGGCCGAGAAAGCCATGCCGCGGCTGGCGCTGCACCGGATGACCCGCAGCCTGCGGCCCGGGAAGGTCTTCGTCGACTGGAGCCAGAACGCCGCCCGGAAGACCACGGCCACCCCTTACACCCTGCGCGCCCGCCCCGAGCCCTGGGTCTCCGCGCCCGTCACCTGGGCGGAGGTCGAGGAGTGCCGCTCCCCCACCCAGCTGGCCTTCACCGCACCGGACGTGGCCCCCCGACTCCAGGACCACGGCGATCTGCTGGCGCCGCTCCTCGACCAGGACCGCGCGGGGACGCTGCCCCGGAGCTGA
- a CDS encoding ATP-binding protein gives MRLALPRWAGTLATKAAVFITVMCCALTALLGVLVHVSVTNQTVGRARGEALSRLTDATAAFEAGDRLTPGAGVDPPGLPGALRELALAGDRGTMVADHQGRPTMWAAGPADGSRALAVRVDYSQQARTIDGLDRAILWSSALAIGITLLVGALAVTRVTRRLHTTAQVARRISGGDLDARVDDPRTKDPTRPQDEVAAVAAALDSMAASLQGKLQAEQRFTADVAHELRTPLTGLHAAAELLPPGRPTELVRDRVAALRTLTEDLLEISRLDTGRERLDVDTEQLGALAERVVRGAGEPTEVVVLRDVAVETDRRRLERVLGNLVANAHRHGRGPVSLTVDGARVVVRDHGGGYPAYLLEHGPQRFRTEGGARGHGLGLTIALGQAEVLGARLSFANAEEGGALATLDLPAGWG, from the coding sequence ATGAGGCTCGCGCTGCCCCGCTGGGCCGGGACGCTCGCCACCAAGGCCGCCGTGTTCATCACCGTCATGTGCTGTGCGCTCACGGCGCTGCTCGGGGTGCTCGTGCATGTCTCGGTGACCAACCAGACCGTCGGGCGGGCCCGCGGCGAGGCGCTGTCCCGGCTGACCGACGCGACGGCCGCGTTCGAGGCCGGGGACCGGCTCACTCCGGGCGCGGGCGTCGATCCGCCGGGGCTGCCCGGGGCGCTGCGGGAGCTGGCGCTGGCCGGGGACCGGGGCACGATGGTCGCCGACCACCAGGGACGGCCGACGATGTGGGCCGCGGGCCCGGCCGATGGTTCACGGGCGCTGGCGGTGCGGGTCGACTACTCGCAGCAGGCCCGTACGATCGACGGCCTCGACCGGGCGATCCTGTGGTCCTCGGCGCTGGCCATCGGGATCACGCTGCTGGTGGGCGCGCTGGCGGTGACCCGGGTGACCCGGCGGCTGCACACCACGGCCCAGGTGGCCCGCCGGATCAGCGGCGGCGACCTGGACGCCCGTGTCGACGATCCCCGTACGAAGGATCCGACACGCCCTCAGGACGAGGTCGCCGCGGTGGCCGCCGCGCTGGACTCCATGGCGGCGTCCCTCCAGGGCAAGCTCCAGGCCGAGCAGCGGTTCACGGCGGATGTGGCCCATGAACTGCGGACGCCGCTCACGGGGCTGCACGCGGCGGCGGAGCTGTTGCCCCCGGGGCGGCCGACGGAGCTGGTGCGGGACCGGGTCGCCGCGTTGCGGACGCTGACCGAGGATCTGCTGGAGATCTCGCGGCTGGACACCGGGCGGGAACGGCTCGATGTGGACACCGAGCAACTGGGGGCGCTGGCCGAGCGGGTGGTGCGGGGCGCGGGGGAACCCACGGAGGTCGTCGTGCTGCGGGATGTCGCCGTGGAGACGGATCGGCGGCGGCTGGAGCGGGTGCTGGGGAATTTGGTGGCCAATGCGCATCGGCATGGGCGGGGGCCGGTGTCTCTGACGGTGGACGGGGCGCGGGTCGTGGTGCGGGATCACGGGGGCGGGTATCCGGCGTATTTGCTTGAGCACGGGCCGCAGCGGTTTCGGACCGAGGGGGGCGCGAGGGGACATGGGCTGGGGTTGACCATCGCGTTGGGGCAGGCAGAAGTC
- a CDS encoding Ku protein, with translation MLHVRSIWNGAISFGLVSIPIKVVNATENHSISFRQIHTEDGGRIRYRKFCELEDREVTQSEIGKGYEDADGSIVPITDEDLAQLPLPTAKTIEIVAFVPADSIDPLQMDAAYYLAASGAPAAKPYTLLREALKRSNKVAIAKFALRGRERLGMLRVVGEAIAMHGLLWPDEVRAPEGVAPDVDVTVRDKELDLADALMDTLGEVDLEDLHDEYREAVEEVIAAKAAGETPPATPEPAEGGKVLDLMAALEKSVRAAKESRGEEPAEVTEMPRKASRATPKQTAGKKSTAKKTAASAKKSTASARKSTSKSAQATKKSASSTKSTAKKTAAKKTTSRKRTA, from the coding sequence GTGCTGCACGTGAGATCGATCTGGAACGGCGCCATCTCGTTCGGTCTGGTCAGCATCCCGATCAAGGTGGTGAACGCGACCGAGAACCATTCCATCTCCTTCCGCCAGATCCATACGGAGGACGGCGGGCGCATCCGGTACCGGAAGTTCTGCGAGCTGGAGGACCGGGAGGTCACCCAGTCGGAGATCGGCAAGGGGTACGAGGACGCGGACGGCTCGATCGTCCCGATCACGGACGAGGACCTGGCCCAGCTGCCCCTCCCGACCGCCAAGACGATCGAGATCGTGGCCTTCGTCCCGGCGGACAGCATCGACCCGCTCCAGATGGACGCGGCGTACTACCTGGCCGCGAGCGGCGCCCCGGCGGCGAAGCCGTACACCCTGCTGCGCGAGGCCCTGAAGCGCAGCAACAAGGTGGCCATCGCCAAGTTCGCGCTGCGGGGCCGTGAACGCCTCGGCATGCTCCGGGTGGTGGGCGAGGCGATCGCGATGCACGGCCTGCTCTGGCCGGACGAGGTCCGGGCCCCCGAGGGCGTCGCCCCCGACGTGGACGTGACCGTCCGCGACAAGGAACTGGACCTGGCGGACGCCCTGATGGACACGCTGGGCGAGGTGGACCTCGAAGACCTCCATGACGAGTACCGGGAGGCGGTGGAGGAGGTCATCGCCGCGAAGGCCGCGGGCGAGACCCCGCCGGCGACCCCGGAACCGGCCGAGGGCGGCAAGGTCCTGGACCTGATGGCGGCCCTGGAGAAGAGCGTCCGGGCGGCCAAGGAGTCCCGGGGCGAGGAGCCGGCGGAGGTCACCGAAATGCCCCGCAAGGCATCCCGGGCCACCCCGAAGCAGACGGCTGGCAAGAAGTCGACCGCGAAGAAGACGGCGGCCTCGGCGAAGAAGTCGACGGCCTCGGCCAGGAAGTCGACGTCCAAGTCGGCCCAGGCCACGAAGAAGTCGGCCTCCTCGACGAAGAGCACGGCAAAGAAGACAGCGGCGAAGAAGACGACGTCTCGCAAACGTACGGCGTGA